The following coding sequences lie in one Arachis hypogaea cultivar Tifrunner chromosome 9, arahy.Tifrunner.gnm2.J5K5, whole genome shotgun sequence genomic window:
- the LOC112709956 gene encoding uncharacterized protein isoform X2, whose product MDTTSNWRDEVQPAFRQRFFNNILHNLQLGHPPESFDEILEFHKIAHSIEQKSYAGATSQAEYVMQIACKMVLMEKAREREWRDYFCPDSRQRIVYKIMKLLKRHLDVTDPEGSQELWRIAERFEEKIFSKADTETDYLRKITIKMHKMENTPRRSH is encoded by the exons ATGGACACAACAAGTAACTGGAGGGATGAAGTGCAGCCTGCTTTCCGCCAACGCTTTTTCAACAATAT aTTGCATAACTTACAGTTAGGTCATCCTCCTGAGAGTTTTGATGAAATCCTTGAATTTCACAAAATTGCTCATAGTATTGAGCAGAAAAGTTATGCTGGTGCTACAAGCCAG gCTGAGTATGTTATGCAAATAGCTTGCAAGATGGTTTTGATGGAGA AAGCAAGAGAAAGAGAATGGAGAGATTACTTTTGCCCTGATTCCCGACAAAGAATTGTctacaaaat AATGAAACTGTTAAAAAGACATCTTGATGTGACTGATCCAGAGGGATCACAAGAACTTTGGAGGATTGCTGAAAGGTTTGAGGAGAAGATCTTTTCTAAAGCAGACACCGAG ACTGATTATCTTAggaaaataactataaaaatgcATAAAATGGAGAATACACCCCGGAGAAGCCATTGA